The window ATGATGCGGTAATATTTGCTGGAGAGGTCGTAAAACCGGCCATGGACCGACGTCACCCCGGGCAAGTTGTTCAACATTTCCTCAACCTCTTCGATGAGTTTCTGGTTGTGCAACGACAAAGAGGAAATATCTGCTTATAACATGCTTTTTGCTTGGCAAGCCATGTATCGGTTTTCCCTTTGATATTTTAGGCTACTTAGAAACactactcttttttttattatgtcctatatataatatgttgcattgttggaggtttttattgtcttaactacactgtagcttttgtgcacatgataataaaatcCTTGAATCTTCCATCATGTCATTTGTACTATTTTCTAGGAAAGTGTTTTATAACAACACTTCCATCAGTCTTTTTCTTACTTCGACTCAGGGCTCCGTTAATTCATAGTACTGATTTGATAATATGCTTTTAATCACCGATCACCGTAACtattttttttgctgctttatttatgtctgtgttttccaCCTCTGACAAGTTATTTcagtaagaaaaataattactaATGCATGTGTGACTTTGAAGCACTGCTGTTGCACTGTTTAACACTGTAACCGACACATGACACATGCACCTTACCAGTAGTTTGGCGTTAAAAATGCGCCACAATAACGTGTTTTATGTGAATGAGGAGTGAGGTTTGTTTTGCGGCttcatgtgaaaaaaaaagggagagaacaGAGCTTGGGAGCTTTTACCTTTGTGGCAGGAAGATCATTGATCTCCAGTTTAAGTCTGCCGATAGAAGTCCTGCAGAGAATGGCGGCTTCATCACTGCTCTTCACCTGAAACAGAAAGATTTGTTTAAGATCTTAGTTTTTTGTTAAATTCCACCATTAAcagtattttttctaaatgtgtgaaGTTGTTATCAACTCACCTTTTCCTTGGTCTTTTCCAGAAAAGTGATGGCATCCTTAGGAtctggaaacaaaacattttttgttagtactaagagacacaaaaaaaaagtgttgtgtgctttaaaatatttccttttgCCTCATGTTGTTCTTACCTTTCATCTGTCtggcaacatacagtataatctCCATGAGGGACAATGGATTGATTCTAatgagaaaggaaataaaaacacagattagCATCGAAACAGGCAAATGCAGGAAAATATTGGCTAGAATAAGTGTTTTTCTTACCTGTGTTCAAAGTCGCTAATGAAGTTGTCatagagctttaaaaagaaaaaagtaacgATCAGATCACAGAAAATATTCATCTTGTTACAGAGgcaacaaataacatttatattttacattacagTTTGTCATCAAGAGGGAACATGTGTAATACAAGTGTCCAATACTTTACAGACTTgttacacttttttatttactaaTTATAAATCAGTGGCATGGCTTCAAGTTATTTCTGTTGTGAATGTATCTCTTGCGTCTCAGACAAAAAAGGGCTGCTAAAGGGATATTTATGAGCATAACATTTCTATATAAAACCATcagaaatatttcaatttaaaaataattatgcttgaaaaataacttttttgttGCCATGTCGTTATATGGCCACATGGTAATCTATCAttaaactgatttttttgtatttcacatttacCCCATGAAAACGTTACAGGCAATGTATGAATATTACAGACAATACATGCGATGACAATTTGGCATACTACAAGTGAATGAATACTGAATGTACATTGCACACCAACTTATATGTCGTGGTAGTATTTCATAAGATGTGAGTATGCAGTTAGTTACCTGTATGAGGCCATCTCCGGTATCAAAGCAAGGATCTTTAACAAAGTCTGTCAGCCTGAGAGTCAACTGATGCCACAATCTGTCAGAAAAGTTCAGGTAACTGATTTAGAATCACTTTTAAAAACGTAATACACAAATACAATCTGGTTCAAATTCATAACATGATTTGGATACTCCTTCAAACACTGCCTATAGTGAAAGGTTTATATTATCTATGTATCCAGCTTCCAGGGTTctggactgttttttttaaatgtacattttacaaaaaacagTCATCTTTCGACGATTCCTTTAAACGTGGAGATTTTCAGTCAAACCTTCCCGGTGAAGCGTATGATCCAACAGCATTACATTAAAGTTATGATATTCTGATGGAGCAGTGACTAAGGACTCATCCATAGTATCCCCGCTAGCAAACAGCTAAGAAAAACATGTGATCATCTTTAATCTTGTACTGGTCTAAATCAATAGTTTGGGTCAAAAGCTTAAAACAATTAAGTTGTATATTTGTCACTGAATGActtgttaaaaaatgaaacattaaaaaccaAGTTTCAGCTTTGATATTACTGAAGAAACTTTTAGCTAGCAAGCAAGACctaagctaatgctagctcTGTGCATGACTCAGCGGGCACTTGCAATGAATGAgggagctaacgttagctagcctAGCGTTAGCAGGACTAGCTGCAGTATTACTCCTTTTACCTTTTGTTGTGAAAATCCTCCAATGTGTGCCACTCCGTCGCCATCTCCGGTGTGGAGCTGTTGCTCTGCTGTTGTTTGAGGTACCCGGTAACATCTCTCATTGTGGAAACAagactgtacagtatttattaaaATCTGAACTGATGGGTTTTGCTGAATCTTCGGCTAACGTTTACTAGCCAGTCGTGTTGTGGGTCTTCTGCTGGGCGCAAAGGATGACGGGAAATGAAGGAGGCGTTTCTTAAACTAGCAAACGTTAGCTAAGATTTTCTTCCCACTAAAGTCATATTTTGTTAGCCAAACACTGTAAATGTATCGCACAGTTAGTTCTTATTCAATTAATATAGGGAAAACGTGACTTCGTAGAAAACGTCCGTGCGGTTTTGTGTAAATAAAGTTAGCTACTCTATATGTACATTAAGGTTACTCCCGTCCGCGTCACAAGGAGGTCAAAGGACGACAACAAGCATTATTTTGGGTATGCAGCTAGTCATTAGTTACATATTTTTCTGGCTTTATTTGGAGAAAATATGTTGACAGCGCTTTTCTGTCTGTAGGAATCCTCCTGAGTCCGTTGGAGTCATGGAGTAACACTCTGGGAGCTGTTCAGTTTGTGTTATGGCTTCTTTAGCGAGCTCCTCATTAATATCACCTGTCAGACACTTCTGTGTGCACCGGTGCTCAAGAACAAGCAGGACGCTCTCTGAACACGGTTGGTGGGCTACCATAGAGCTGTACTTTAGTATACAGACAACTTTATGAGAAAACGAGAGGAAACATTGTATGATTAATTATTGTGGccaatgctttgttttaaataggCTTGTGTCAAAGGAGTTGCTGGCCTGGTGCAGGGGCAGCATCAACTCTGTGCAGGTATTTCAAGCTCAGGGACACACACTTCCAGAGAAGACAGCTGAACATTGactcaaaaatacatatttttccatAATAGTAACAAAACATTGCCATTTGAGAAGttgcaaaaatgtatattttataattgattAAAGTATAACACTTGATATAATGTTGAatgaaataacaatacaaaagaTTTAAGATTTTACAAcgatgaaggatgaaggataTGATCTAAACCCTAAAAGGGTCCCTTCTAaggctaattttcaggttttacaattgtattattttcctcgacagtgacatgtttacatgctttaatattcaaaaaggaCTTTATTTTCATCCTACTGTTTGTGGGAGAGATaatccctctggaaggaacttgggattttagcttttgcagaccatttacatgcacacaaatctagataccacacaacaggaaagggaacacttcaaaaagcataatagggtctctttaattGGAGAAGTGGGAATACAAGAGGATTAGAGTGAGTCAGTGCGGTCCAGGGTTACTGTAAACTGATCAGGATCCATCTGCAAATTGTTCATTATACAAATTATTGATCAACAACTCTCCTGATCTTAGTTTTGCTTCTTCATAGACAAACAAACTCTCTCTGGTGGAATGGGACTCGAGGGTTTTTCTCccgtggtggtggtggtggtggaggtggaggtgccTCTGAGGAGCAGCAGACCCTGGAGGATCTGGCCATGAACATCAGAGAAAAGCAGTACAAGAGGGTGGTGGTGATGGCTGGAGCCGGGATCAGTACGCCGAGTGGCATCCCAGATTTCAGGTAAAACAATTAGTCAAACTTCCAGAATTGAGATAAACCTGTAAATATCAGGTGTATTCAGGAGATCGCCCCCTCACAGGTCTCCGGGCAGCGGTCTCTACGACAACCTGCAGCAGTATAACCTGCCTTACGCCGAGGCAATATTCGAGATAGGCTTTTTTCATCAAAACCCAAACCCCTTCTTCGCCCTGGCCAAAGAGCTGTACCCAGGGAATTATCAGCCCAATCTGACCCATCACTTTGTACAGCTGCTTCACAAGAAGGATCAGCTCCTCAGGATGTACACGCAGAACATTGACGGGCTGGAGCGACGTATGTCTTCATattcttttgctgttttttttgtttttgatcagaTGAAGAAATTGCTACACATCATTTGTCATTCAAAGCCATGATGTTTGTTTAACTGTGTTTCAAGTGGCAGGGATTCCTCCCGAGATGTTGGTGGAGGCTCACGGTACTTTTGCCACTGCCACCTGCACGGTCTGCCTGAGGAAATATAAAGGAGGAGAGCTCCGAGTGAGTGAAAACCCAAACAATACTTCTACACATTTAGCTCTAATACTTGTTAGAATATTACAAATCAATTTCATGATTTTGTCCCCTGTTAGCCACAGTGAAAATTAAGCACATTCCCTCAAGTGAAaactttatattaaattaacTTTTGGAGGAAAACTGTGTTGGAAATTCTGTAGACACTGTTGATCATTTGtgcatgtatttgtttatttacaattcAACAAGTTTTTGATCCTATCTTGTCCAATAACTTAATACCATATCTTATCATAGATGTCCTTTCATGTCAGATAAGGTGTTGTTATTATGTTTGAAGATCAGTCTTGTTTTCTAAgtttaaatgacaaacattaGGTGTTTCCAAATCGTACAAATGTTTTAGTTGTATTATGATTTTAGATTGGTAATGTTATTAATATCCACTATCGATCTTGTTTCCATGTTTCAGTCAGATGTGATGTCAGGTGTCGTGCCGAAGTGCCCCTCCTGTAAAGGCGTGGTAAAGCCCGACATTGTGTTTTTCGGGGAGGAGCTTCCATATCACTTCTTCAAGTATCTCACAGACTTCCCACTGGCAGACCTTTTGATCGTCATGGGAACATCACTGGAGGTGAGTGCCACAGGCTTTAAACTACATGTTGCTCCTGTAATCTGAAATGTTTACAGTAGTATCAAGATGTTAAAGGGACAGGGATGAGGGACAGGTTTAACActggagaaaaaagaggaaaagtgaTGTTTGTACTACATCCAAAATCATCAGGAAACAACAACCTTTGCATTCACAATatgtaaaacaatgttttatcaAAGAATAAGTGCCAATTTTGaaactttaaacatttttatattataagaAAGAAGCgggtgttttgtttattgtcaAATATCATCACCACTACAGTATCTTTATTTGTATGGCACCTTACAAGTCCTCATGATTTAAAGCTGCTGTTTGACTCTGCAGGTGGAGCCCTTTGCCAGTCTGGCAGGAGCAGTGCGCCCCTCTGTGCCCCGTCTGCTCATCAACAGGGACCTGGTGGGTCCGTTCGCCTGGCGTCGCCGGCCTCATGATGTGGCGCAGCTGGGCGACGTGGTCAGCGGTGTGCAAGCCCTGGTGCAGGCCCTCGGCTGGACTCAGGAGCTGGATGCTctgatggctgctgctgctgcgaaAGTGAGTTATTTAGGGATTTTTTTGCTTACAAGCTCACATGTACATGAAACTTTTTTTGTCCCATGGGTTTTTGGGGTGATAACCTTTTCTGAGGCTCTATATTTAGGTCAATGAATGTTTAATGAAATAGCAATTAAAGTTGAGGcctttaaatgaacaaaaacaataagcTGAATAAGTTAAGTGACACATCTTTTTGTGACCCCTTTCACAGTACACATGATCATTTCctttaatatacagtggggcaaaaaagtatttagtcagccaccaattgtgcaagttctcccatttaaaaagatgagagaggcctgtaattttcatcataggtatacctcaactatgagagacagaatgagaaaaaaaaatccaggaaatcacattgtaggattttaatgaattaattttcaaatgattgtggaaaataagtatttgttcAATAAcaaagttcatctcaatactttgttatataccctttgttggcaatgacagaggtcaaacgttttctgtaagtcttcacaaggttttcacacactgttgctggtattttggcccattcctccatgcagatctcctctaaagcagtgatgttatggggctgtcgctgggcaacacggactttcaactccctccaaagattttctatggggttgagatctggagactggctaggccactccaggaccttgaaatgcttcttacgaagccactccttcgttgccctggcggtgtgtttgggatcatggtcatgctgaaagacccagccacgcttcatcttcagtgcccttgctgatggaaggaggttttcactcaaaatctcacgatacatggccccattcattctttcctttacacggatcagtcgtcctggtccctttgcagaaaaacagccccaaagcatgatgtttccacccccatgcttcacagtaggtatggtgttctttggaggcaactctgcattctttctcttccaaacacgacgagttgagtttttaccaaaaagttctattttggtttcatctgaccatatgacattctcccaatcctcttctggatcatccaaatgccctctagcaaacttcagacgggcctggacatgtactggcttaagcagggggacacgtgtggaactgcaggatttaagtccctggcggcgtagtgtgttactgatggtagcctctgttactttggtcccagctctctgcaggtcattcactaggtccccccgtgtggttctgggatttttgctcaccgttcttgtgatcattttgaccccacggggtgagatcttgcgtggagccccagatggagggagattagcagtggtcttgtatgtcttccattttctaataattgctcccacagttgatttcttcacaccaagctgcttacctattgcagattcagttttcccagcctggtgcaggtctacaattttgtctctggtctcctttgacagctctttggtcttggccatagtggagtttggagtatgactgtttgaggttgtggacaggtgtcttttatactgataacgagttcaaaaaggtgccattaatacaggtaacgagtggaggacagaggagcctcttaaagaagaagttacaggtctgtgagagccagaaatcttgcttgtttgtaggtgaccaaatacttattttaccgaggaatttaccaattaattcattaaaaatcctacaatgtgatttcctggatttgtttttctcatcctgtctctcatagttgaagtgtacctatgataaaaatgacaggcctctctcatctttttaaatgggagaacttgcacaattggtggctgactaaatacttttttgccccactgtacatatcaATAGTTAATATATCACTCACTACTAGCTTTTTACTATCCTAGAGCTAAGTGTACATTACCTGTCTTTATCAACCTTTAGTGTTTTTGGCCAtacatctaaataaaaacacagatagtGTAAGTTTGAGCAAAGCAAACCAGATATTGGTAAAATTCTTGCAGTAATACACGAGTGATAACttgcacattttcaaacaggAGCCACTTTGATGTAATTGTGTGTACTTTCATCTGCAGATTGCAACAAAGACAGAAGAGTGACGATTTCACCGCATCAAGCTGGAGGTTTGACTTTTTCCACTTACTGTAACGTAAACACCAACACTGCAGGAATAAACCCAGACTTTTTCTTACTGGGCCTCATGTGGTAATACTTGTCTGATGTTTGGTTATATGAATGGAAACTCACAGACTGGCCAATAAGGAACTGCTACAATGGAAATGCAGAAATATCTCtcagttattttatataaacagAACACAGGTAAGTGACACACAGTTATGATCAAACTGGGGAAAAATCAAACTAGGTGTTTATGTGCAATAGAGTATACTGTACAGCTGATCTACCATGTTGCGTTAACTGTAAGGAAAATGTGcagtattattaatatttaacttgTCAAACCTTTAAGaaagaaacaagacatttgtTGAGTAGGAAACAAACCTTGTTAATGGCTGTTGTTTGAATGAGGTTAATTAATCCAATTGGAATCACTTAAAATTGCTGAATTAgtcaaattataataaaatatatttgttgaaaTGGAATAGAGAAAAACTTCAGAGGACTTAATTTCATGCTGAATGTCTGCAGTGCTGCATAATGCAGggatatacttttttaaaaacaccttACAAAGTTTCAATTTAGTTTAAAGTATCAGTAGTTTCCTATGAAAGCTGGTCATAGTTTAATCAAACATCTTTTGGGACCATTAGCAGAGGAATAACTCACATTTGGTAATAATGCGTTTTTAATGGATTTTGGGCAAGAATGGAGCTCTATAGCGCAGAGATAGAAGGTCAATTTTGGTCTTTTGATGGGATTTGATAGTATTTACACCTGCAGAGGGAGCCACAGGACTGCCTTTAGTGTGACAAAGAACCCTGTTTCAATTTTAATTCAAGTGGTATTCATAATACCGATAAAGGGGAGGATATTGTATTTGTCTGTGAAACAATACAGAGTAACGTTCTCGTATGATTTACAATATCTTCGTTAAACTGAAACAGGGCAACAAATGTCTGTGGAAATAAAACCTTTCATTTGTAAATGACCAAGTTATGTTAgcatattttgacattttcctcTCACTGTACACACTGCATATATGTACTGCATACTACGAAATCTTCATTTAtgcattaatttaaaaaagtcatacaaagaaataaaggcTACAGTGTCTTCCTGTTCAACAACCTGGTTGCTTATGATTGCACATTGATAACTTACAAAGTGTATATTAGCCACGACTTTTCAAAAGTTTAGATCGAATCGTGTAAATCTAATTTAAAggtccctattatgctttttaaggttttccctgtcctgtagtgtgttgtataggtttttgtgcatgtaaatggtctgtagaGACCTTAATACCGAAGTCCATGcctgagggagtttctcttttgtttacaTCCTTAACAAAGTAACAACACTATGTGAGACTcgcgtttctattggctagtgatCCAACACATCGTACCTGATAGGCTAACGGCCaagac of the Eleginops maclovinus isolate JMC-PN-2008 ecotype Puerto Natales chromosome 4, JC_Emac_rtc_rv5, whole genome shotgun sequence genome contains:
- the sirt3 gene encoding NAD-dependent protein deacetylase sirtuin-3, mitochondrial gives rise to the protein MASLASSSLISPVRHFCVHRCSRTSRTLSEHGLCQRSCWPGAGAASTLCRQTNSLWWNGTRGFFSRGGGGGGGGGASEEQQTLEDLAMNIREKQYKRVVVMAGAGISTPSGIPDFRSPGSGLYDNLQQYNLPYAEAIFEIGFFHQNPNPFFALAKELYPGNYQPNLTHHFVQLLHKKDQLLRMYTQNIDGLERLAGIPPEMLVEAHGTFATATCTVCLRKYKGGELRSDVMSGVVPKCPSCKGVVKPDIVFFGEELPYHFFKYLTDFPLADLLIVMGTSLEVEPFASLAGAVRPSVPRLLINRDLVGPFAWRRRPHDVAQLGDVVSGVQALVQALGWTQELDALMAAAAAKIATKTEE